AACTGATTTTTATTGTACAGTTCTCTAAGTATGCACTATTGTCATTCAGCAAGTCAGATCATGGAATGCAGTCCTGACTTATCAAAATGTTTGTTTGCAATCAATACTCCAAAAATAACCGTCATGTTGGTTCTTATTTTTTGTAGGTCATTGTAGTCCTGACTATAGTGGCTTGGTAAGATTATTCTGTGCACtttatttttgctcttgttgacCTGTATATCGTCTGGTTGTAGGTGCACTATTAATTTTTTTGCGTAATTTTGTAAGTATGGATCAGATTGTTTTGGGAAATTTATTTATCCTTCAATAAAGTGCTAGAACATTCAATTTTATTTGCATAATTTTATTTGCGACGACCTCCTCCTCCGTGGCGTCCTCCTTGCCGAACAGGATGTTCTCCCGGATCGACGTCGCAAACAGCGCCGGCTCCTGGCTGACGAGCCCCATCTGCGCGTGCAGCCACTTGAGCCGCAGCCGCCGGATGTCCACACCGTCCAGGGTCACCTCCCCGGCGACGTTGGCCAGCTCATCGCCGGCGCTGCTCTCCGAGTCGATCTTGGGCACCCGCTGGATCACCTCCTGGACCCTCTCCGCCGCCGAGCTCGCCTCGGAGAAGTACTTGACGTTCAACAGCCCGGACCCCAGAGTTCTGCATGGTTTCGTTAATGGCGCCGTCATCACATCAGCATCTAGGACTAGGAGTAACATGCAGCAGAGTAGACTGACGATAAAATCACGGTCACGTACAGGCCACCAACGACAATGGCAGCGGAGACGGCGAAGACAGTGCCGCCCTGGTATCCATGGTACATGACGAGGCGGCTGCCGTACCAGACGTTGAACGCCCAGATGGTGAAGGTGATGCCGTTGCTGCCGATGGCGACGCCCTTGGCGAGTCCCTGCTTGATCCCGAGCCTCGCCGACTCCTCGAGCGCGGCGGAGAACTGCACCATGGTGCTGCTCTCAGCTACGAACGAGTAGACGGTGCGCACGGACGAGACGGCCTGCTCGGCGATGGCGCCGGGGCGGCCGCGGGTGTACTGCTCCCTGATCTGGCGCGCGAGGCCGATGAGGATGCGGCCATACATG
The window above is part of the Miscanthus floridulus cultivar M001 unplaced genomic scaffold, ASM1932011v1 fs_832_1_2, whole genome shotgun sequence genome. Proteins encoded here:
- the LOC136533266 gene encoding putative multidrug resistance protein produces the protein MHAEGYCWARTAERQASRMRERYLRTVLRQAMEYFDLKVGSTSEVITSVSNDSLVVQDVLREKVPNFVMNCSMFLGSYAVAFALLWHLTLVALPSVLLLITPGFMYGRILIGLARQIREQYTRGRPGAIAEQAVSSVRTVYSFVAESSTMVQFSAALEESARLGIKQGLAKGVAIGSNGITFTIWAFNVWYGSRLVMYHGYQGGTVFAVSAAIVVGGLTLGSGLLNVKYFSEASSAAERVQEVIQRVPKIDSESSAGDELANVAGEVTLDGVDIRRLRLKWLHAQMGLVSQEPALFATSIRENILFGKEDATEEEVVANKIMQIKLNVLALY